Proteins co-encoded in one Candidatus Omnitrophota bacterium genomic window:
- a CDS encoding permease, protein NLLMYLNKIWWALLLGFILGGIIDHFVPREYISHILAKPRKRTILYAGLLGFLMSACSHGILALSIAIHKKGASNPAVVAFLLASPWANLPITLMLIAFFGLAKALYIIFSALIIAITTGLIYQILESKGIIETNKNTIQLDKDFSIIADFRKKASAYKFSGNQLLLDLKGVYKGMRMLMNMVLWWILIGMGLASLIAAYMPSHIFHHYMGPTFLGMLATLGLATIIEVCSEGTAPLAFEIFRQTGAVGNAFIFLMAGVVTDYTEIGLLWLNVGKRVAIFLPIITVPQVLIFGFIANIIFK, encoded by the coding sequence AATCTTTTAATGTATCTCAATAAGATCTGGTGGGCACTGCTTCTGGGCTTTATCCTCGGCGGCATCATAGACCATTTTGTGCCCAGGGAATACATCTCCCATATCCTCGCTAAACCCCGCAAACGCACCATTCTTTACGCGGGCTTATTGGGATTCCTCATGAGCGCCTGCAGCCACGGTATCCTCGCTCTTTCCATAGCGATCCATAAAAAAGGCGCGTCAAATCCCGCTGTCGTGGCGTTTCTTCTCGCTAGCCCCTGGGCAAATCTGCCTATTACTCTCATGCTCATAGCGTTCTTCGGCCTCGCGAAGGCATTATATATTATATTCTCAGCTCTTATCATAGCGATCACTACGGGTCTTATTTATCAGATTCTTGAATCAAAAGGCATTATCGAAACCAATAAAAATACTATACAGCTTGATAAAGATTTTTCTATCATAGCTGATTTCAGGAAAAAAGCCTCAGCTTATAAATTTTCCGGAAATCAATTATTACTAGACCTGAAAGGCGTATATAAAGGTATGCGAATGCTTATGAATATGGTTTTATGGTGGATACTTATAGGTATGGGCTTGGCAAGCCTTATAGCCGCCTATATGCCTTCCCATATATTCCACCACTACATGGGCCCTACATTCCTCGGCATGCTCGCTACGTTAGGCCTCGCCACTATAATAGAGGTATGTTCTGAGGGCACCGCTCCTCTTGCCTTTGAGATTTTTCGCCAGACAGGGGCAGTAGGCAATGCCTTTATATTCCTCATGGCAGGCGTAGTCACAGACTACACCGAGATCGGCCTTCTCTGGCTCAACGTCGGCAAACGCGTGGCGATATTTCTCCCCATCATCACCGTCCCGCAGGTTCTTATATTTGGATTTATAGCTAACATAATATTTAAATAA